The Medicago truncatula cultivar Jemalong A17 chromosome 4, MtrunA17r5.0-ANR, whole genome shotgun sequence genome includes a region encoding these proteins:
- the LOC25491818 gene encoding monooxygenase 1, which yields MKRSEENEIVIVGGGICGLATALALHRKRIKSLVLERSEELRATGAAIIVQANGWHALDQLGVGSILRETAIQIQGGKFISLGEDEPKEVPFGIYKEFRCLKRTDLIKAMANCLPMETIRTGCQVVSIELDPITQYRQLVLSNGSILQAKVVIGCDGVNSTIANMVGLHETKLLRFSTCAARGFTEYPNGHQFPSEFAMMSRGQVQLGMMPMTDKLVYWFVTRLNTAQDSIISKDPALIRQSLMESMEGFPIHAMDMISNCKLNSLHLTDLKYRPPWDLLLNKFSKGTMVVAGDAMHATGPFIAQGGSASIEDAIVLARCLAQKMHNTTNGIMARSTVEEAFDKYVKERRMRIFWLSLNTYLVGKKLDAKSRIVRFVVIAIMFVLFRDPNCHLRYNCGTLHEEENLNYI from the exons ATGAAGAGAAGCGAAGAAAATGAGATCGTGATTGTTGGAGGTGGTATATGTGGCCTTGCAACAGCCCTAGCACTTCATAG GAAGAGAATAAAGAGTTTGGTGTTAGAAAGATCAGAGGAGTTGAGAGCTACAGGTGCAGCTATAATTGTGCAAGCTAATGGATGGCATGCACTTGATCAGCTTGGTGTTGGTTCAATACTTAGAGAAACTGCTATTCAAATACAAGG GGGAAAATTCATATCTCTTGGCGAGGATGAGCCAAAGGAAGTACCATTTGG GATTTATAAAGAATTTAGGTGCTTAAAACGCACTGATTTGATCAAAGCCATGGCCAATTGTTTGCCAATGGAAACTATACGTACTGGCTGTCAAGTAGTTTCCATAGAATTAGATCCAATCACACAATATCGACAGCTTGTGCTTAGTAATGGAAGTATTCTTCAAGCCAAG GTTGTTATTGGATGTGATGGTGTGAATTCCACCATTGCAAATATGGTTGGACTACACGAAACAAAGCTCTTGCGTTTCTCTACATGTGCTGCTCGAGGTTTCACAGAGTATCCAAATGGTCATCAATTTCCTAGTGAGTTTGCTATGATGAGCAGAGGTCAAGTCCAGCTTGGAATGATGCCAATGACTGACAAGCTTGTCTACTGGTTTGTAACAAGACTCAACACTGCTCAAG ATTCAATAATTTCAAAAGATCCAGCTCTTATACGACAATCATTAATGGAGTCGATGGAGGGTTTTCCGATACATGCGATGGATATGATAAGCAATTGCAAGCTGAACTCTTTGCATCTCACTGACTTGAAGTACCGTCCACCATGGGATTTGCTTCTTAACAAATTCAGTAAAGGAACAATGGTAGTTGCTGGTGATGCAATGCATGCCACTGGTCCATTCATTGCACAAGGTGGCTCAGCATCCATTGAAGATGCAATTGTTCTTGCTagatgtctagcacaaaagatGCATAATACAACAAACGGCATAATGGCGCGAAGTACTGTAGAGGAAGCATTTGATAAGTACGTGAAAGAGAGGAGGATGAGAATTTTTTGGCTCTCTTTAAATACTTATCTTGTTGGGAAGAAGCTTGATGCAAAGTCAAGGATAGTAAGATTTGTAGTCATAGCAATCATGTTTGTTCTATTTAGAGACCCAAATTGTCATTTACGCTATAATTGTGGAACTCTACATGAAGAGGAAAATCTAAATTacatatga